The Arachis hypogaea cultivar Tifrunner chromosome 19, arahy.Tifrunner.gnm2.J5K5, whole genome shotgun sequence genome has a window encoding:
- the LOC112776107 gene encoding very-long-chain aldehyde decarbonylase GL1-9 codes for MVFWEGYVSDEVMGTFAPIVVYWLYAGFYQLLPSLDKYRLHTKEEDKEKNLVPFGAVVKGVLLQQLVQAIVALFLLTTTSNTPEATVQPSIPKQVFQIIAAMLVMDTWQYFVHRYMHQNKFLYRHIHSQHHRLVVPYAIGALYNHPLEGLLLDTVGGAISFLASGMTSRTAVTFFCFAVVKTVDDHCGLWLPGNIFHLFFQNNTAYHDIHHQLQGLKYNYSQPFFPLWDMLLGTYMPFTLVKRPEGGLEARPAKD; via the exons ATGGTTTTCTGGGAAGGTTATGTGAGTGATGAAGTGATGGGCACGTTTGCCCCTATTGTGGTTTATTGGTTATATGCTGGTTTCTATCAGTTACTTCCATCTTTGGATAAATATCGGTTGCATACTAAAGAAGAAGACAAGGAGAAGAATTTGGTGCCCTTTGGAGCTGTTGTGAAAGGTGTTCTTCTTCAGCAGCTTGTCCAAGCAATTGTTGCTCTCTTCTTG TTGACCACAACCTCAAACACACCTGAAGCGACGGTGCAGCCTTCTATTCCCAAGCAAGTTTTTCAGATCATTGCAGCGATGCTTGTCATGGATACATGGCAGTACTTTGTGCACCGCTACATGCATCAGAACAAGTTTTTATATCGCCATATCCACTCGCAGCATCATAGGCTGGTCGTCCCTTATGCAATAGGTGCACTTTACAATCACCCACTTGAGGGCCTTCTACTAGACACCGTCGGTGGAGCCATCTCCTTTCTTGCCTCTGGGATGACTTCAAGAACAGCAGTCACATTCTTCTGCTTTGCTGTGGTGAAAACTGTCGATGACCACTGTGGACTCTGGTTACCTGGCAACATCTTCCATTTATTTTTCCAGAATAATACAGCATATCATGACATTCACCATCAACTACAAGGCCTAAAATACAACTATTCACAACCGTTCTTTCCCTTATGGGACATGCTTCTTGGCACATACATGCCTTTCACTCTTGTAAAACGGCCGGAAGGGGGCCTTGAAGCAAGGCCGGCAAAGGACTAG
- the LOC112776113 gene encoding co-chaperone protein p23-1 isoform X1, whose protein sequence is MSRHPPVKWAQRSDEVYITVELPDAQDVKLKLEPEGKFYFSATTGAEKIPYEIDIDLFDKVDVNNSKVSAGSRNIFYLVAKAEDKWWDRLLKQGGKPPAFLKVDWDKWVDEDDEVDEDGKMGADMDFGNFDLSKLSMGGGEELDTEATNNADDDESDTEDEVTGQTSIDNEADTKEKVDGSPSAAPEAKA, encoded by the exons ATGAG CCGCCATCCTCCTGTCAAGTGGGCTCAGAGGTCTGATGAGGTATACATAACTGTTGAGTTGCCTGATGCCCAGGATGTGAAGCTTAAACTGGAGCCAGAAGGAAAGTTTTACTTCTCTGCGACCACTGGCGCAGAAAAGATACCTTACGAAATTGACATTGACCTGTTTGACAAGGTTGATGTAAAT AATAGCAAGGTTAGTGCCGGCTCGAGAAATATCTTCTACTTAGTGGCAAAGGCTGAGGACAAATGGTGGGACAGATTGTTGAAGCAAGGAGGGAAACCTCCTGCCTTTTTGAAAGTTGATTGGGATAAGTGGGTGGATGAAGACGACGAGGTGGACGAAGACGGTAAAA TGGGAGCCGATATGGACTTTGGCAACTTCGATTTATCT AAATTGAGTATGGGTGGAGGTGAGGAACTGGATACCGAAGCGACCAACAATGCTGATG ATGATGAGAGCGACACCGAAGATGAGGTAACAGGACAAACATCAATTGATAATGAAGCTGACACAAAAGAGAAGGTGGATGGCAGTCCTAGTGCTGCACCTGAAGCTAAAGCTTAA
- the LOC112776113 gene encoding co-chaperone protein p23-1 isoform X2 yields MSRHPPVKWAQRSDEVYITVELPDAQDVKLKLEPEGKFYFSATTGAEKIPYEIDIDLFDKVDVNNSKVSAGSRNIFYLVAKAEDKWWDRLLKQGGKPPAFLKVDWDKWVDEDDEVDEDGKMGADMDFGNFDLSKLSMGGDDESDTEDEVTGQTSIDNEADTKEKVDGSPSAAPEAKA; encoded by the exons ATGAG CCGCCATCCTCCTGTCAAGTGGGCTCAGAGGTCTGATGAGGTATACATAACTGTTGAGTTGCCTGATGCCCAGGATGTGAAGCTTAAACTGGAGCCAGAAGGAAAGTTTTACTTCTCTGCGACCACTGGCGCAGAAAAGATACCTTACGAAATTGACATTGACCTGTTTGACAAGGTTGATGTAAAT AATAGCAAGGTTAGTGCCGGCTCGAGAAATATCTTCTACTTAGTGGCAAAGGCTGAGGACAAATGGTGGGACAGATTGTTGAAGCAAGGAGGGAAACCTCCTGCCTTTTTGAAAGTTGATTGGGATAAGTGGGTGGATGAAGACGACGAGGTGGACGAAGACGGTAAAA TGGGAGCCGATATGGACTTTGGCAACTTCGATTTATCT AAATTGAGTATGGGTGGAG ATGATGAGAGCGACACCGAAGATGAGGTAACAGGACAAACATCAATTGATAATGAAGCTGACACAAAAGAGAAGGTGGATGGCAGTCCTAGTGCTGCACCTGAAGCTAAAGCTTAA
- the LOC112776112 gene encoding F-actin-capping protein subunit beta, with the protein MDAAMGLMRRIPPKHTETALSALLSLMPHHSSDLLSQVDQPLQVMCDVDCGKEFILCEYNRDADSYRSPWSNKYHPPLEDGSLPSLELRNLEIEANDIFAIYRDQYYEGGISSVYVWEDDNDGFVACFLIKKDGSKTGQGRRGYLEEGAWDAIHVIEVGPEDENTNYRLTSTVMLTLTTDNESSGTFSLSGSIRRQMNMRLSVADGHLSNMGRMIEEMESKLRNSLDQVYFGKTREMVCTLRPPSEVVQLRMPES; encoded by the exons ATGGACGCAGCTATGGGATTGATGAGGAGGATTCCGCCAAAGCACACAGAGACGGCTCTCTCTGCGCTTCTCAGCCTAATGCCTCATCACTCCTCCGATCTCCTCTCTCAAGTTGATCAGCCCCTTCAg GTTATGTGTGATGTGGACTGTGGGAAGGAATTCATCCTGTGTGAATATAATAGAGATGCTGACTCTTACAG ATCACCTTGGTCGAACAAATACCATCCACCACTTGAAGATGGCTCCCTCCCTTCGTTAGAGTTGAGGAACCTTGAAATTGAAGCAAATGATATCTTTGCAATATATCGTGACCA ATATTATGAAGGTGGCATTTCATCAGTTTATGTATGGGAAGATGACAATGATGGTTTCGTGGCTTGCTTTCTGATAAAGAAAG ATGGTTCGAAGACAGGGCAAGGTCGCCGGGGCTATCTAGAGGAAGGAGCATGGGATGCTATACATGTTATAGAG GTGGGACCAGAGGACGAAAACACAAATTATCGGTTAACCAGTACGGTTATGCTGACTTTGACTACAGATAATGAATCATCGGGTACTTTCAGTTTGTCTGGATCAATTAGGCGACAG ATGAATATGAGGCTATCAGTTGCTGATGGACATCTTTCTAACATGGGAAGGATGATTGAAGAAATGGAGAGTAAGCTGAGAAACTCGCTAGATCAG GTATACTTCGGAAAAACAAGAGAAATGGTTTGCACACTGAGACCACCATCTGAAGTGGTGCAGCTGAGGATGCCTGAGAGCTAA
- the LOC112777047 gene encoding uncharacterized protein isoform X1, with product MATQLNGGDNSDLIATLQARVKELEAENARLLSQLANCQIQEQVEKKLHGTDAKETKSRKGNRKSGEKIENVPGYNSRFMSHHSKRYVALKVMYFGKRYYGFASEAQMEPTVESEIFKALEKTRLLVGDRKESQYSRCGRTDKGVSSVGQVIALFLRSNLKISGANDVGSGEIALESQYEGEIDYLRVLNRVLPNDIRIMGWCPVPVNFHARFSCLSRQYKYFFWKENLNILAMESAGKKLIGEHDFRNFCKMDAANVHNYRRNITSLEMSPTDVRYGDNELWVIKIRGSAFLWHQVRCMVAVLFMIGKGLESPNVIDMLLDTTSIPRKPQYTMASEVPLVLQSCEFEDIKFICSSDSGEALRAHLVNECQSYQLEAAIFHEALLNYVPLSEDQPTREIKKKPSHVPIMLRPTEPSYEERRSKFNSKHEDHIHTAHLNIVGLPT from the exons ATGGCGACGCAACTGAATGGTGGTGACAACAGTGACCTCATAGCCACTTTGCAGGCCAGGGTCAAG GAATTAGAGGCTGAGAATGCAAGGCTGTTATCTCAACTTGCTAATTGTCAAATTCAAGAG CAGGTGGAGAAGAAATTACATGGCACTGATGCTAAAGAAACAAAATCGAGAAAAGGCAACAGGAAATCAGGAGAAAAGATAGAAAATGTGCCAG GCTATAACTCGAGGTTTATGAGTCATCACAGCAAGAGATATGTAGCTTTAAAAGTTATGTACTTTGGAAAAAG GTACTATGGTTTTGCTTCAGAGGCACAAATGGAACCTACTGTTGAG TCTGAAATTTTCAAAGCTTTAGAGAAAACTAGGCTTTTGGTTGGTGACAGGAAGGAGTCACAGTATTCAAGATGTGGTAGAACAGACAAAGGTGTTTCCTCTGTTGGACAA GTGATAGCTCTTTTCCTAAGATCAAACCTCAAGATATCTGGAGCAAATGATGTAGGTTCTGGAGAAATTGCTTTAGAAAGTCAATATG AAGGGGAAATTGATTATCTGAGGGTGCTCAATCGAGTCCTTCCAAATGATATTCGCATTATGGGCTGGTGTCCTGTTCCAGTCAATTTCCATGCAAG GTTCAGCTGTTTAAGTAGGCAGTATAAATACTTCTTTTGGAAAGAAAATTTGAATATCCTG GCAATGGAGAGCGCCGGGAAGAAATTGATAGGAGAACATGACTTTAGAAACTTTTGCAAAATGGATGCTGCAAATGTGCACAACTACAGGAGGAATATCACATCACTTGAGATGTCTCCCACAGATGTGAG GTATGGTGATAATGAACTTTGGGTGATTAAAATCAGAGGCAGTGCTTTCCTATGGCACCAGGTTCGCTGCATGGTTGCTGTTCTATTCATGATTGGCAAAGGCCTGGAATCTCCAAAT GTAATTGATATGCTACTGGACACTACTAGTATCCCAAGGAAACCTCAGTACACCATGGCTTCGGAGGTTCCATTGGTTCTTCAGTCATGTGAATTTGAAGATATTAAGTTTATATGCTCATCAG ATTCTGGAGAAGCACTGCGTGCACACTTGGTGAACGAATGCCAAAGTTACCAGCTTGAAGCTGCTATCTTTCATGAGGCACTTCTTAATTATGTGCCTTTATCAGAAG ATCAACCTACTCGAGAAATCAAAAAGAAACCTTCACATGTCCCTATTATGTTGCGACCAACTGAGC CATCATATGAAGAGCGCCGCTCCAAATTCAACTCAAAACATGAAGATCATATTCATACTGCTCATCTCAACATTGTAGGCCTTCCTACATAG
- the LOC112777047 gene encoding uncharacterized protein isoform X3, translated as MATQLNGGDNSDLIATLQARVKQVEKKLHGTDAKETKSRKGNRKSGEKIENVPGYNSRFMSHHSKRYVALKVMYFGKRYYGFASEAQMEPTVESEIFKALEKTRLLVGDRKESQYSRCGRTDKGVSSVGQVIALFLRSNLKISGANDVGSGEIALESQYEGEIDYLRVLNRVLPNDIRIMGWCPVPVNFHARFSCLSRQYKYFFWKENLNILAMESAGKKLIGEHDFRNFCKMDAANVHNYRRNITSLEMSPTDVRYGDNELWVIKIRGSAFLWHQVRCMVAVLFMIGKGLESPNVIDMLLDTTSIPRKPQYTMASEVPLVLQSCEFEDIKFICSSDSGEALRAHLVNECQSYQLEAAIFHEALLNYVPLSEDQPTREIKKKPSHVPIMLRPTEPSYEERRSKFNSKHEDHIHTAHLNIVGLPT; from the exons ATGGCGACGCAACTGAATGGTGGTGACAACAGTGACCTCATAGCCACTTTGCAGGCCAGGGTCAAG CAGGTGGAGAAGAAATTACATGGCACTGATGCTAAAGAAACAAAATCGAGAAAAGGCAACAGGAAATCAGGAGAAAAGATAGAAAATGTGCCAG GCTATAACTCGAGGTTTATGAGTCATCACAGCAAGAGATATGTAGCTTTAAAAGTTATGTACTTTGGAAAAAG GTACTATGGTTTTGCTTCAGAGGCACAAATGGAACCTACTGTTGAG TCTGAAATTTTCAAAGCTTTAGAGAAAACTAGGCTTTTGGTTGGTGACAGGAAGGAGTCACAGTATTCAAGATGTGGTAGAACAGACAAAGGTGTTTCCTCTGTTGGACAA GTGATAGCTCTTTTCCTAAGATCAAACCTCAAGATATCTGGAGCAAATGATGTAGGTTCTGGAGAAATTGCTTTAGAAAGTCAATATG AAGGGGAAATTGATTATCTGAGGGTGCTCAATCGAGTCCTTCCAAATGATATTCGCATTATGGGCTGGTGTCCTGTTCCAGTCAATTTCCATGCAAG GTTCAGCTGTTTAAGTAGGCAGTATAAATACTTCTTTTGGAAAGAAAATTTGAATATCCTG GCAATGGAGAGCGCCGGGAAGAAATTGATAGGAGAACATGACTTTAGAAACTTTTGCAAAATGGATGCTGCAAATGTGCACAACTACAGGAGGAATATCACATCACTTGAGATGTCTCCCACAGATGTGAG GTATGGTGATAATGAACTTTGGGTGATTAAAATCAGAGGCAGTGCTTTCCTATGGCACCAGGTTCGCTGCATGGTTGCTGTTCTATTCATGATTGGCAAAGGCCTGGAATCTCCAAAT GTAATTGATATGCTACTGGACACTACTAGTATCCCAAGGAAACCTCAGTACACCATGGCTTCGGAGGTTCCATTGGTTCTTCAGTCATGTGAATTTGAAGATATTAAGTTTATATGCTCATCAG ATTCTGGAGAAGCACTGCGTGCACACTTGGTGAACGAATGCCAAAGTTACCAGCTTGAAGCTGCTATCTTTCATGAGGCACTTCTTAATTATGTGCCTTTATCAGAAG ATCAACCTACTCGAGAAATCAAAAAGAAACCTTCACATGTCCCTATTATGTTGCGACCAACTGAGC CATCATATGAAGAGCGCCGCTCCAAATTCAACTCAAAACATGAAGATCATATTCATACTGCTCATCTCAACATTGTAGGCCTTCCTACATAG
- the LOC112777047 gene encoding uncharacterized protein isoform X4 has translation MATQLNGGDNSDLIATLQARVKVEKKLHGTDAKETKSRKGNRKSGEKIENVPGYNSRFMSHHSKRYVALKVMYFGKRYYGFASEAQMEPTVESEIFKALEKTRLLVGDRKESQYSRCGRTDKGVSSVGQVIALFLRSNLKISGANDVGSGEIALESQYEGEIDYLRVLNRVLPNDIRIMGWCPVPVNFHARFSCLSRQYKYFFWKENLNILAMESAGKKLIGEHDFRNFCKMDAANVHNYRRNITSLEMSPTDVRYGDNELWVIKIRGSAFLWHQVRCMVAVLFMIGKGLESPNVIDMLLDTTSIPRKPQYTMASEVPLVLQSCEFEDIKFICSSDSGEALRAHLVNECQSYQLEAAIFHEALLNYVPLSEDQPTREIKKKPSHVPIMLRPTEPSYEERRSKFNSKHEDHIHTAHLNIVGLPT, from the exons ATGGCGACGCAACTGAATGGTGGTGACAACAGTGACCTCATAGCCACTTTGCAGGCCAGGGTCAAG GTGGAGAAGAAATTACATGGCACTGATGCTAAAGAAACAAAATCGAGAAAAGGCAACAGGAAATCAGGAGAAAAGATAGAAAATGTGCCAG GCTATAACTCGAGGTTTATGAGTCATCACAGCAAGAGATATGTAGCTTTAAAAGTTATGTACTTTGGAAAAAG GTACTATGGTTTTGCTTCAGAGGCACAAATGGAACCTACTGTTGAG TCTGAAATTTTCAAAGCTTTAGAGAAAACTAGGCTTTTGGTTGGTGACAGGAAGGAGTCACAGTATTCAAGATGTGGTAGAACAGACAAAGGTGTTTCCTCTGTTGGACAA GTGATAGCTCTTTTCCTAAGATCAAACCTCAAGATATCTGGAGCAAATGATGTAGGTTCTGGAGAAATTGCTTTAGAAAGTCAATATG AAGGGGAAATTGATTATCTGAGGGTGCTCAATCGAGTCCTTCCAAATGATATTCGCATTATGGGCTGGTGTCCTGTTCCAGTCAATTTCCATGCAAG GTTCAGCTGTTTAAGTAGGCAGTATAAATACTTCTTTTGGAAAGAAAATTTGAATATCCTG GCAATGGAGAGCGCCGGGAAGAAATTGATAGGAGAACATGACTTTAGAAACTTTTGCAAAATGGATGCTGCAAATGTGCACAACTACAGGAGGAATATCACATCACTTGAGATGTCTCCCACAGATGTGAG GTATGGTGATAATGAACTTTGGGTGATTAAAATCAGAGGCAGTGCTTTCCTATGGCACCAGGTTCGCTGCATGGTTGCTGTTCTATTCATGATTGGCAAAGGCCTGGAATCTCCAAAT GTAATTGATATGCTACTGGACACTACTAGTATCCCAAGGAAACCTCAGTACACCATGGCTTCGGAGGTTCCATTGGTTCTTCAGTCATGTGAATTTGAAGATATTAAGTTTATATGCTCATCAG ATTCTGGAGAAGCACTGCGTGCACACTTGGTGAACGAATGCCAAAGTTACCAGCTTGAAGCTGCTATCTTTCATGAGGCACTTCTTAATTATGTGCCTTTATCAGAAG ATCAACCTACTCGAGAAATCAAAAAGAAACCTTCACATGTCCCTATTATGTTGCGACCAACTGAGC CATCATATGAAGAGCGCCGCTCCAAATTCAACTCAAAACATGAAGATCATATTCATACTGCTCATCTCAACATTGTAGGCCTTCCTACATAG
- the LOC112777047 gene encoding uncharacterized protein isoform X5, with protein sequence MSHHSKRYVALKVMYFGKRYYGFASEAQMEPTVESEIFKALEKTRLLVGDRKESQYSRCGRTDKGVSSVGQVIALFLRSNLKISGANDVGSGEIALESQYEGEIDYLRVLNRVLPNDIRIMGWCPVPVNFHARFSCLSRQYKYFFWKENLNILAMESAGKKLIGEHDFRNFCKMDAANVHNYRRNITSLEMSPTDVRYGDNELWVIKIRGSAFLWHQVRCMVAVLFMIGKGLESPNVIDMLLDTTSIPRKPQYTMASEVPLVLQSCEFEDIKFICSSDSGEALRAHLVNECQSYQLEAAIFHEALLNYVPLSEDQPTREIKKKPSHVPIMLRPTEPSYEERRSKFNSKHEDHIHTAHLNIVGLPT encoded by the exons ATGAGTCATCACAGCAAGAGATATGTAGCTTTAAAAGTTATGTACTTTGGAAAAAG GTACTATGGTTTTGCTTCAGAGGCACAAATGGAACCTACTGTTGAG TCTGAAATTTTCAAAGCTTTAGAGAAAACTAGGCTTTTGGTTGGTGACAGGAAGGAGTCACAGTATTCAAGATGTGGTAGAACAGACAAAGGTGTTTCCTCTGTTGGACAA GTGATAGCTCTTTTCCTAAGATCAAACCTCAAGATATCTGGAGCAAATGATGTAGGTTCTGGAGAAATTGCTTTAGAAAGTCAATATG AAGGGGAAATTGATTATCTGAGGGTGCTCAATCGAGTCCTTCCAAATGATATTCGCATTATGGGCTGGTGTCCTGTTCCAGTCAATTTCCATGCAAG GTTCAGCTGTTTAAGTAGGCAGTATAAATACTTCTTTTGGAAAGAAAATTTGAATATCCTG GCAATGGAGAGCGCCGGGAAGAAATTGATAGGAGAACATGACTTTAGAAACTTTTGCAAAATGGATGCTGCAAATGTGCACAACTACAGGAGGAATATCACATCACTTGAGATGTCTCCCACAGATGTGAG GTATGGTGATAATGAACTTTGGGTGATTAAAATCAGAGGCAGTGCTTTCCTATGGCACCAGGTTCGCTGCATGGTTGCTGTTCTATTCATGATTGGCAAAGGCCTGGAATCTCCAAAT GTAATTGATATGCTACTGGACACTACTAGTATCCCAAGGAAACCTCAGTACACCATGGCTTCGGAGGTTCCATTGGTTCTTCAGTCATGTGAATTTGAAGATATTAAGTTTATATGCTCATCAG ATTCTGGAGAAGCACTGCGTGCACACTTGGTGAACGAATGCCAAAGTTACCAGCTTGAAGCTGCTATCTTTCATGAGGCACTTCTTAATTATGTGCCTTTATCAGAAG ATCAACCTACTCGAGAAATCAAAAAGAAACCTTCACATGTCCCTATTATGTTGCGACCAACTGAGC CATCATATGAAGAGCGCCGCTCCAAATTCAACTCAAAACATGAAGATCATATTCATACTGCTCATCTCAACATTGTAGGCCTTCCTACATAG
- the LOC112777047 gene encoding uncharacterized protein isoform X2 — MATQLNGGDNSDLIATLQARVKELEAENARLLSQLANCQIQEVEKKLHGTDAKETKSRKGNRKSGEKIENVPGYNSRFMSHHSKRYVALKVMYFGKRYYGFASEAQMEPTVESEIFKALEKTRLLVGDRKESQYSRCGRTDKGVSSVGQVIALFLRSNLKISGANDVGSGEIALESQYEGEIDYLRVLNRVLPNDIRIMGWCPVPVNFHARFSCLSRQYKYFFWKENLNILAMESAGKKLIGEHDFRNFCKMDAANVHNYRRNITSLEMSPTDVRYGDNELWVIKIRGSAFLWHQVRCMVAVLFMIGKGLESPNVIDMLLDTTSIPRKPQYTMASEVPLVLQSCEFEDIKFICSSDSGEALRAHLVNECQSYQLEAAIFHEALLNYVPLSEDQPTREIKKKPSHVPIMLRPTEPSYEERRSKFNSKHEDHIHTAHLNIVGLPT, encoded by the exons ATGGCGACGCAACTGAATGGTGGTGACAACAGTGACCTCATAGCCACTTTGCAGGCCAGGGTCAAG GAATTAGAGGCTGAGAATGCAAGGCTGTTATCTCAACTTGCTAATTGTCAAATTCAAGAG GTGGAGAAGAAATTACATGGCACTGATGCTAAAGAAACAAAATCGAGAAAAGGCAACAGGAAATCAGGAGAAAAGATAGAAAATGTGCCAG GCTATAACTCGAGGTTTATGAGTCATCACAGCAAGAGATATGTAGCTTTAAAAGTTATGTACTTTGGAAAAAG GTACTATGGTTTTGCTTCAGAGGCACAAATGGAACCTACTGTTGAG TCTGAAATTTTCAAAGCTTTAGAGAAAACTAGGCTTTTGGTTGGTGACAGGAAGGAGTCACAGTATTCAAGATGTGGTAGAACAGACAAAGGTGTTTCCTCTGTTGGACAA GTGATAGCTCTTTTCCTAAGATCAAACCTCAAGATATCTGGAGCAAATGATGTAGGTTCTGGAGAAATTGCTTTAGAAAGTCAATATG AAGGGGAAATTGATTATCTGAGGGTGCTCAATCGAGTCCTTCCAAATGATATTCGCATTATGGGCTGGTGTCCTGTTCCAGTCAATTTCCATGCAAG GTTCAGCTGTTTAAGTAGGCAGTATAAATACTTCTTTTGGAAAGAAAATTTGAATATCCTG GCAATGGAGAGCGCCGGGAAGAAATTGATAGGAGAACATGACTTTAGAAACTTTTGCAAAATGGATGCTGCAAATGTGCACAACTACAGGAGGAATATCACATCACTTGAGATGTCTCCCACAGATGTGAG GTATGGTGATAATGAACTTTGGGTGATTAAAATCAGAGGCAGTGCTTTCCTATGGCACCAGGTTCGCTGCATGGTTGCTGTTCTATTCATGATTGGCAAAGGCCTGGAATCTCCAAAT GTAATTGATATGCTACTGGACACTACTAGTATCCCAAGGAAACCTCAGTACACCATGGCTTCGGAGGTTCCATTGGTTCTTCAGTCATGTGAATTTGAAGATATTAAGTTTATATGCTCATCAG ATTCTGGAGAAGCACTGCGTGCACACTTGGTGAACGAATGCCAAAGTTACCAGCTTGAAGCTGCTATCTTTCATGAGGCACTTCTTAATTATGTGCCTTTATCAGAAG ATCAACCTACTCGAGAAATCAAAAAGAAACCTTCACATGTCCCTATTATGTTGCGACCAACTGAGC CATCATATGAAGAGCGCCGCTCCAAATTCAACTCAAAACATGAAGATCATATTCATACTGCTCATCTCAACATTGTAGGCCTTCCTACATAG